A genomic segment from Phycisphaerae bacterium encodes:
- a CDS encoding type II toxin-antitoxin system RelE/ParE family toxin yields the protein MAFRVIWTESASNDLRQIVQFIARDNRDAAAKLAERILQHVEAASALPWANRTVPEKGDSSIREAILRPYRIIYLVEERRENVHILRIWHAARGIPEIE from the coding sequence ATGGCTTTCAGAGTGATTTGGACAGAGTCGGCGTCCAACGACCTCAGGCAGATCGTCCAGTTCATCGCTCGTGACAACCGAGATGCAGCCGCCAAGCTGGCCGAGCGAATCCTTCAGCATGTGGAGGCGGCATCCGCCCTTCCGTGGGCCAACCGGACGGTGCCCGAAAAGGGTGATTCATCGATCCGCGAGGCAATCCTCAGACCGTATCGAATCATCTATCTCGTCGAGGAACGTCGAGAGAACGTCCACATCTTAAGAATCTGGCATGCCGCCCGGGGCATACCGGAGATCGAATGA